A region of the Nocardia asteroides genome:
CGAGCGAGGGGCGGCGCAGTGCGATGTCCACCAGTTCGACGCCCGCGCTGTCCAGGCGGCGCAGCGCTTCGGCGAGCGTCCGCGCGCCGTCCGGGGCGGGCACGGCGATCCGGTCGGACTCAGGGGTCAGCGCGGCCCGGGTCTCCTGCGGCAGCAGCGAACCCAGGGCCGCGGCGATGGCGGGCAGATCCTTCAGATCCAGCGGTACGACCTCGCAGTAGCTGCCGCCGGTCCGCGACTTCAGCTCGTCGGCGGTGCCGTGGGCGATCACCACGCCGTGATCGATGACGATGATGCGGTCGCTGAGCGCGTCGGCCTCTTCCAGGTACTGGGTGGTGAGCAAGGTGGTGATGCCCGCCTTCTTGAAGCCGGAGACCAGATCCCACACGCCCTGTCTGCTGCGCGGGTCCAGCCCGGTGGTGGGTTCGTCCAGGAACACCACGTCGGGCCGGACGACCAGACCGCAGGCGATGTCGATGCGCCTGCGCATACCGCCGGAGTAGGTGCCGACCCGGCGGCCGGCCGCGCGCTCGAGATCGAACTCGGCCAGCAGCTCGTCCGCGCGGGCGCGGGCGGCCCGCTTGCGCAGGCCCATCAGCCTGCCGAACATCACGAGGTTCTCGTAGCCGCTGAGCATGTCGTCCAGCGCGGCGTACTGCCCGGTCAGCATGATGCTGCGCCGCACTGCCGCCGGGTCGGCCACCACGTCGTACCCGGCGACCACGGCGCGCCCGCGGTCCGGCCGGATCAGCGTCGACAGGATGTTCACCGTGGTGGTCTTGCCCGCGCCGTTCGGTCCGAGAATGCCGAGCACCTCGCCCGGCTCGGCCGCGAAATCGACTCCGCGCAATGCCTTGACCGCGCCGAAGGATTTCTCGATCCCCTCGACGACGACTCCTTGGTCGGAATTCATCCTCGGCCTCCCAGATGTGCATCGAGTGCGCGCGCGATGATCGGCAGCGCCTGCGGCGCCGTCATCTCGTCGTGGGTGACGTCGATGTCGTGGTTGATGATTTCGCCGGTCACATACGGCCGCCAGCCGTCGGGACCGAAGATGTCGGAGGTGCCGACGGTCGCGCTGAAGTACACGATGTCGCCGTCGAACACCGGGCGGCGGTAACCGGTTCTGGTGCGCGCGGCAGCGTTGTACGACCCGGCCATCCGCTCCAGCGTGGGGGCGTCGATCAGCGAGACGCCGCCGAGTCGTTCCCGGATCAGGTCCGCCGCCTGCTGCGCGGTCGCGTCCGCGGGTACGTCGTGGATGCCGAACACCGCGCCGAACGAGTGGACGAACGACCCGGCGGTGAGCCGTTCGATGCTGTGGCCGTCGATATCGGAGGTGTCGGCGTCCAGCAGCGCGACCACGCCCACCTCGGCGCCCTCGGCCTTCAGTTTCACCGCGGCCGCGTGGGCGATCAGGCCGCCGAACGACCAGCCGAGCAGGTGGTAGGGCCCTTCGGGTTGCAGGGTCCGGATCTCGCGCACGTAGCGTTCGGCGAACTCCTCGATCGAGCGCGCGGGTGGTTCGTTGCCGCTCAGATCGGGCGCTTGCAGGCCGTAGATCGGGCGGCCGGGCGCGAGCGCGTCCGCGAACCCCAGGTAGGTCCACGACATCCCGGATGACGGGTGGATGCAGAACAGCGCCGGTTGCGAGCCTCCGAGCCGGATCGGCAGCACCACGTCGAGCCCGAGTCCGCCCGCCGCCGGAACGGCCGGACGCGCCGTGGCCGCCGCTTCTTCCTCGGCGGCGATCCGCGCCGCCGCGGACTGCGCGAAACGGGCCGCCGCGTGCAGCGTGTCGATCCACAGATCGGCCAGCTCGGCGACCTCGTCCCGGCCGAGCAGAGACGACGGGAAGCCGAAGCTCGCCCGCAGCCGGTCCCCGATCACCACGGCGTTCACGTCGATCGCCGCCTGCAAGGGCACGCCGGGATCCTCGGTGACGTGCACGTCACCCAGATCTTCGGCCGGTAGCCAGCCCAGGCCCTCGAGCCCGGCCGGGATGTCGCCGGTGGAGTACCGGCCGAGGTAGTTGAACCCGACCCGTCCCGGCAGCCGTCGCGGCAACTGCCGCGCGGTCTCGGGGTTGAGGTAGCGCAGCAAGCCGAAGCCGATGCCTTTGTCCGGGACCGCGAGCAGTTGATGCTTCACCGCGCGGATCGCCCTGCCCAGCGCGGGCCCGCCGGCGAGCGCGTCCTCGATGTCGATCCCCGCCAAGTCGAGGTGAACCGGGTACATGCTGGTGAACCAGCCGATGGTGCGCGAGAGATCGGCGCCGGGCACCACTTCTTCCTGACGGCCGTGACCTTCCAGGCGCAGCAACGCCGACGGGTCGGACTGTCGCCAGCGCACCAGCGCCAGCGCCAAAGTGGCCAGCAGCGCGTCGTTGACACTGCCCTGGAACAAGCCGGGCAGGGTGGTGAGCAGCGCGGCGGTGACCTCCTCGGACGCCTCCCGCTCGACCATGCGCAGCGTGCCGGTCCGGTCGAGCTCGGGATCCAGCTCCCGCCCGCCGATCAACGGATCGGGTCCGTCGAGCACGTCATGCCAGTACGCCAGCTCGGCGCCCCGATGTTCCGAGCGTGCCTCCTCGGCCAGCGCGTGCGCCCACCGCCGCATCGAGGTCCCGGTCTCGGCGAGCACCGGGCTGTTGCCGACCGACACCTGAGCCCAGGCGGCCACCAGATCCGGCACCAGGATGCGCCAGGACACGCCGTCGATGACGAGGTGGTGCGCCAGCACGATCAGCCGTCCCGCGCCGGTGCGCGTGCCCGCGGCGCCCACCGGGTCCAGCCAGATGAACTGCAGCACGGTGCCGTTCGCCGGATCGAGCCGGTCGGCCGCGGCGTCCAGTTCGGTCATGGCGAACTCGTGCAGCTCGATCGGCTCGATCGCGTCGAATTCGATGCGGTGCACGAGCGCGTCCACGTCGACCGAGCCGGGCGCGCCGACCACGATGCGCGGGCCGTCTTCGGCGTCGGCGAGCAGCCGGGCGCGCAGGATGTCGTGCCGGTCCACCGCGGCGGTGAGCACCGCGACGATCTGCGAGCGCTCGATGCCCACCGGCAGTTCCAAAACCGCGGTCTGGGCGAAGCGGTCGTAGTTCCCGCCCCGCTCGAGCATGTAGTGCACGATCGGCGGGGCAGGCAGCTCGCCGACGCCGCCGCCGGGCAGTTCCTCCAGCGTCACCGTCGTGCCCGCGGCGTCGACCGCCGCGGCCAGCGCCGCCACCGTGCGGTGCTCGAACACCTGCAAAGGCGTGCAGTTGATGCCTTGCTGCTTGGCCCGCGACACCAGCTGGATGGCCAGGATGCTGTCTCCGCCGAGGGAGAAGAACGAATCGTCGGCGCCGACCTCCGCCACGCCGAGCAGTTCACCGAAGATTCCGGCCAGCTGCTGTTCGGTCGGCGTGGACGGTGCGCGGTATTCGGTGCGGTCGGTGGTGAATTCCGGTTCGGGCAGCGCCTTGCGGTCCAGTTTGCCGACCGCGTTGCGCGGGATCTCGTCCAGCACCACGAACGCCGAGGGCACCATGTAGCCGGGCAGGATGTCGGCGGCGAACGCGCGCACTTTCGCCACGTCGAGTTCGACCCCGGGCGCGTGGACCAGGTACGCGGCCAGCGCGGTGGCCCCGGTGGGGCCGGGCACGCCGAGCGTCAGCGCGAAATCCACGCCCTCGGCGCGGCCGAGCACCGCATCGATCTCGCCGAGCTCGATGCGCTGGCCGCGCACCTTCACCTGGAAATCGGTGCGGCCCAGATATTCCAGTTCCAGTCCCGCCTCGCCGCGGATCCAGCGCACCAAGTCGCCGGTCCGGTACATCCGTTCGCCCGCCGCGCCGAACGGGTTCGCGTGGAAGCGGGCGGCGGTGAGACTCGGCCGCGCGTGGTAGCCGCGAGCCAGCGCGGGGCCTGCGAGGTACAGCTCGCCCGCCACGCCCACCGGGACCGGGCGCAGCCGGTCGTCGAGCACCAGCGCGGCCGCGCCGTGGACCGGTGTCCCGATGGAAACGGGCAGGCCGAGCTCCATCGGCGTCGAACCCGTTGCCCAGATGGTGAATTCGGTGGGGCCGTACAGGTTGACCATGGTGCGTCCGGTGGCCCAGCGTTCGACCAGCTCGGCGCTGACCGCTTCACCGACCGACGCGAGTACCCGCACGCCGGCCAGTTCGGCGGGATCGAGGGTGGCCAGCGCGGACGGTGTGATCACCAGGTGCGTGACCTGCTCGGCGGCGATCAGCTCGGCGAGCTCGCTGCCGCCGAACACCTCCGGCGGCGCGACCACCGACGCGCCACCGGAGCCGAACGCCATGAGCGCTTCGAACAGCGACGCGTCGAAACTCGGCGACGCCACTTGCAGTACCCGGGAGTGCTCGTCCAATTCGAGTAACTTCTGTTGCGCGGCGACGAAATCGGCGATGCCGCGGTGGGAGACCGTGACACCCTTCGGCGTGCCGGTGGAGCCGGAGGTGTAGATCATCCAGGCCGCGTTGTCCAGCCGGATCGGGCTGGGCAGTTTACGCTCGTCCAGTGGGCGGCTGCTCGCGGCGCTCCAGCGTTCCACGAGGGCCAGGTCGTCGAGCACCAGCCAATTCGTGCTGTCGGGCAGCATCGGGCGGAAGGCGGCGAGGGTGAGGCCCAGCGTCGCGCCGGAATCGGTGAGCATGTGGTCGATGCGGTCCACCGGGTGCTTCGGGTCGACCGGCAGGAACGCCGCGCCGGCCTTGGCAGCGGCCCACACGCCGGTCAACAGTTCCGCCGAACGCGGAAGCCCGAGTGCCACCACGGTTTCCGGGCCCGCGCCTTCCTCACGCAACACCCGCGCCAGGCGATTGGCGTGCGCGTCGATCTCCCGATAGGTGGTGGTGTATCCGCCGACGACCAGGGCGGGCCGCTGCGGGTATCGGTGTGCGGTCTCGGCCAGCAGCCTCGCGAGCGTTGTCGTCCCGGTGGATTCGGGACCGCGCACCGGCACCAGCGTCGCGCGTTCGCCGTCGTCGAGGAGGTCGATATCGGCGATACGAACCTCGGGCCGCGCCAGGACCGCCGCGAGCACTCGCCGCCACCGGTTGGCGAACGCGGCCATCGTGGCCGAGTCGAACAGATCCGTCGCGTAGGTCAGCACGGCGTCGATGCCGGCCGGACCACTGTCGGCGAAGCGCTCGCGCAGGTCGAGGGTCAGGTCGAACTGGGAGGCGTTGCGGTCGAAATCCTCCACCTCGAAGCGCAGGCCGGGCAGCTCCAGGACCGGTTCGACGAAGTTCTGCAGCGACAGCGAGACCTGGAACAGCGGATGGTGCGCGGTCGATCGCGGCGGGTCCAGCACTTGGACCAGCCGCTCGAACGGCACGTCCGCGTTGGCGAAGGCGTCCAGGTCCGCGGACCGGACGGCGTCC
Encoded here:
- a CDS encoding ATP-binding cassette domain-containing protein — protein: MNSDQGVVVEGIEKSFGAVKALRGVDFAAEPGEVLGILGPNGAGKTTTVNILSTLIRPDRGRAVVAGYDVVADPAAVRRSIMLTGQYAALDDMLSGYENLVMFGRLMGLRKRAARARADELLAEFDLERAAGRRVGTYSGGMRRRIDIACGLVVRPDVVFLDEPTTGLDPRSRQGVWDLVSGFKKAGITTLLTTQYLEEADALSDRIIVIDHGVVIAHGTADELKSRTGGSYCEVVPLDLKDLPAIAAALGSLLPQETRAALTPESDRIAVPAPDGARTLAEALRRLDSAGVELVDIALRRPSLDDVFLQLTGHLATVEQTAQPEVVA